A part of Papaver somniferum cultivar HN1 unplaced genomic scaffold, ASM357369v1 unplaced-scaffold_118, whole genome shotgun sequence genomic DNA contains:
- the LOC113330470 gene encoding uncharacterized protein LOC113330470, with protein MDSLLLNEIEATEEDIRLVKRIRIGTSNVEETAAMESTSPNANNDTNMASQTTHRVTVKNNYSTCTNLGNQLYKVIQVNKNGDLNFHLNDNTYSSTSSSSSGDGLVNSIIQQAGLEDMGFIVREHTWSSNNKGTGSRRSRIDMALVNAHWSNQLQDSKLLHLSQNGSDHCPIMLVTDYSQPKLWKPFKFFCIWLQDRMCKEEITKAWDISVQGSAAHKFTMRLHFTRRALSKWNKEHFGDINKNVDNFQQQLDEIQAQPFSRENTAKAEEISKELDKWHQIQNDFNKKKSRDNFIK; from the exons ATGGATTCTTTACTCCTCAATGAAATTGAAGCCACTGAAGAAGATATCAGGTTGGTTAAAAGAATTAGGATTGGTACTTCGAATGTGGAAGAGACTGCTGCTATGGAATCTACATCACCAAATGCAAATAATGATACCAACATGGCTAGCCAGACAACTCACAGAGTCACAGTGAAAAATAACTATTCAACTTGCACAAATTTGGGGAATCAG TTGTACAAAGTGATCCAAGTCAACAAGAATG GAGATCTGAATTTTCACTTGAATGATAATACttattcttctacttcttcttcttcttcaggtgATGGCTTAGTCAACTCCATAATTCAACAAGCTGGTCTGGAGGACATGGGATTCATTGTAAGAGAACATACCTGGTCTAGTAATAACAAAGGAACTGGCAGTAGAAGATCAAGAATTGATATGGCCTTAGTTAATGCACACTGGAGTAACCAATTGCAGGATTCAAAATTACTTCACCTAAGTCAAAATGGAAGTGATCACTGTCCCATAATGCTTGTTACTGATTACTCTCAACCCAAATTATGGAAACCTTTCAAGTTTTTCTGTATTTGGCTTCAAGACAGAATGTGTAAGGAGGAAATTACAAAAGCCTGGGACATATCTGTTCAAGGCTCAGCAGCTCATAAATTTACTATGAGACTTCATTTTACAAGAAGGGCTCTCTCAAAATGGAATAAGGAACATTTTGGAGATATCAACAAGAATGTGGATAATTTTCAACAACAGCTAGATGAGATACAAGCACAGCCTTTCTCAAGAGAAAACACTGCTAAAGCTGAAGAAATATCTAAAGAATTAGATAAATGGCACCAGATTCAAAATGATTTTAATAAGAAAAAATCAAGGGATAACTTCATCAAATAA